In Paraflavitalea devenefica, a single window of DNA contains:
- a CDS encoding SusC/RagA family TonB-linked outer membrane protein, with amino-acid sequence MRLTIFLLTAAFLNVQARTFSQEVTFSGRDVPLQKVFNAIEKQTGYVFFYNTGLLRLANPVTLEVKKKPLMEVLKACMASQPLDFEIENTTIVILKKAAPPMLAGPDAAEPIRITGVVIDQETKQPLAGASIQVKETRARAITNEEGFFEIMASPGNTLLISYIGFDNKTLKVEEAAQGILTVPLARRISSLQEVNVKVSTGYQTISKERATGSYGTVSREQLSKPATNIAQRLIGTIAGVQAKSLDVDGTPVFEIRGQTSLYGNARPLIVVDGFPVQGDFTSINPNDVESITVLKDAAAASIWGARSANGVVVIVTKSARKGHPFKMEFSAFTRIGQKADLDYVNPLASSTQTVDYEQKAFNNWSAQINSGALATNYGKAWSPATVAMSEHYLGYITTAQRDAILAQLATQDNRQQIKDNLLSNPINQQYNLTLSGSSGKMSNILSLMFANNQSNFKETGDKQYMVNYRTVASPFSWLDINLSAMLQYTRANNSGVALSDIQNISPYEMLVNDDGSLTNISQYYWPILQRFVPMNLFPYSDWTYNPLQEINNRKLTTTQLNARVQAGLTFKIIRGLSFDSKIQYELFNVFNKGLYNENTFYVRNTVNTAATWDQATNKITLNLPKGSILTQSRTKAESYNFRNQFNFNRVFTRRHEINFVAGTEVNNIVTESFGSPITYGYNDKTLTLGTFPNGPGGTFFPIKNWMGTNQTFSYTNSFTYATERYFSYFGNAAYTFDGKYTISGSYRTDASNLITDDPQYRYAPFWSVGGGWQVYKESFMNKVSWVDRLNVRLTYGYNGNVDKTTAFRPLIATTAIPNVYTGDYTATVSSYGNPTLRWERTGSWNLGVDYSLFGGRLFGKVDAYHKSGKDLIALISIPAVNGTTSQRLNNAAMTNKGIELELGSALRIRGNDISWRGNLSFSYNKNTITRLFVAQYAASTLTGGGSAAFVVGENANTLWRYQYAGVYNKQPMVQGPKGTMYDFGAFTPGDGRDYLLNMGTTVAPYTLGFMNSFKIYDFDVSFIVTGKFGHVFQRKGFNYPPTWTSRVLPNNKLSEVVNGDMMKIVPLPQNLVEPRYYFWDRFHQNLSYLIENASHIRMQEVNITYNLPQRLFKKAGMNLLQVYAQGNNLFTILANNSGEDPEYPLGTMKPQPKLTLGIKCEF; translated from the coding sequence ATGAGACTGACCATTTTTTTACTGACTGCTGCATTCCTCAATGTACAGGCCCGTACCTTCTCGCAGGAAGTGACCTTTTCCGGCAGGGATGTGCCGTTGCAAAAGGTATTCAACGCCATTGAAAAACAAACAGGGTATGTATTTTTTTATAACACCGGTTTACTGCGGCTGGCAAACCCTGTGACGCTCGAGGTAAAAAAGAAGCCGCTGATGGAAGTGCTGAAGGCCTGCATGGCCAGTCAGCCGCTTGATTTTGAGATCGAGAATACTACGATCGTCATTCTTAAAAAAGCAGCACCGCCGATGCTGGCCGGACCGGATGCGGCGGAGCCCATCAGGATCACCGGCGTTGTTATAGACCAGGAAACCAAACAACCGCTGGCAGGCGCCAGCATACAGGTAAAGGAAACAAGGGCCCGCGCCATCACCAACGAAGAAGGCTTTTTTGAGATCATGGCCAGTCCGGGCAATACGCTGCTCATCAGCTATATCGGCTTTGATAATAAGACCCTGAAGGTGGAAGAGGCTGCTCAGGGTATACTGACCGTGCCGCTGGCCCGGCGCATATCGAGCCTGCAGGAAGTGAATGTAAAGGTATCCACCGGCTACCAAACCATTTCGAAGGAAAGGGCCACCGGCTCGTATGGAACGGTGAGCAGGGAACAGTTGTCGAAGCCGGCCACCAATATCGCGCAACGCCTTATCGGTACTATAGCCGGCGTGCAGGCAAAAAGCCTGGACGTAGACGGCACGCCTGTTTTTGAGATACGCGGGCAGACCAGTCTTTATGGCAATGCCCGGCCGCTGATCGTAGTGGATGGATTCCCTGTGCAGGGCGATTTTACTTCTATTAATCCCAACGACGTGGAGAGTATCACCGTGCTGAAAGACGCTGCTGCCGCTTCGATCTGGGGCGCCCGCTCGGCCAATGGTGTGGTGGTGATCGTTACCAAGAGTGCCAGGAAAGGCCATCCATTTAAAATGGAGTTCTCGGCTTTCACCCGAATAGGGCAGAAGGCGGACCTCGATTATGTAAACCCCCTGGCTTCCTCCACCCAGACGGTGGATTACGAGCAGAAGGCATTCAATAACTGGAGCGCCCAGATCAATTCCGGCGCGCTGGCTACCAATTATGGGAAAGCATGGTCGCCGGCCACGGTAGCGATGAGCGAGCATTACCTGGGGTATATCACCACGGCCCAACGCGACGCTATACTGGCTCAACTGGCTACGCAGGACAACCGGCAGCAAATCAAAGACAACCTGCTCTCCAATCCTATCAACCAGCAGTATAACCTGACGCTGTCGGGCTCTTCGGGCAAGATGAGCAATATATTGTCGCTGATGTTTGCCAACAATCAATCCAATTTCAAAGAGACTGGCGATAAGCAGTATATGGTCAATTACAGGACGGTGGCCAGCCCCTTCTCTTGGCTCGATATCAATTTGTCGGCCATGCTGCAATATACCAGGGCCAATAACAGTGGGGTAGCCTTATCAGATATCCAGAATATTTCTCCTTATGAAATGCTGGTGAATGACGACGGTTCACTGACCAATATCAGCCAATATTACTGGCCCATCCTGCAGCGCTTTGTGCCCATGAACCTGTTTCCCTATTCCGACTGGACCTATAACCCCCTACAGGAGATCAACAACCGTAAGCTTACCACCACGCAACTGAATGCACGTGTGCAGGCCGGCCTGACGTTTAAGATTATCCGGGGCCTCAGCTTCGACTCCAAAATACAATATGAATTGTTCAATGTCTTTAACAAGGGATTGTACAACGAGAATACTTTTTATGTAAGAAACACGGTCAATACCGCCGCTACCTGGGACCAGGCGACCAATAAGATCACCCTGAACCTGCCCAAAGGATCTATCCTGACCCAGAGCCGCACCAAGGCGGAATCCTATAATTTCAGGAACCAGTTTAACTTTAACCGCGTCTTTACGCGGAGGCATGAGATCAATTTTGTGGCCGGCACCGAAGTAAATAATATCGTAACCGAAAGTTTCGGTTCGCCCATCACTTACGGGTACAATGACAAGACACTGACCCTGGGTACTTTCCCCAACGGACCGGGCGGCACTTTCTTTCCGATCAAAAACTGGATGGGCACGAACCAGACGTTCAGCTATACTAATTCTTTTACTTATGCCACTGAACGGTACTTCTCCTATTTTGGCAATGCGGCTTATACATTTGATGGCAAATACACAATTTCGGGCAGTTACCGTACAGATGCTTCCAACCTGATCACCGACGATCCCCAATACCGCTATGCGCCATTCTGGTCGGTGGGTGGTGGCTGGCAGGTTTACAAGGAGTCGTTCATGAACAAGGTATCATGGGTAGACCGGCTGAATGTACGGCTGACCTATGGCTATAATGGCAATGTGGACAAGACGACGGCCTTCAGGCCGCTGATTGCAACCACGGCCATACCGAATGTATATACGGGCGATTATACCGCCACCGTTTCCAGCTATGGCAACCCCACGCTTCGTTGGGAGAGGACGGGTAGCTGGAACCTGGGCGTAGACTACTCCCTGTTTGGCGGGCGGCTGTTTGGCAAGGTGGATGCCTATCATAAAAGCGGTAAGGACCTGATAGCCCTTATATCCATCCCCGCGGTTAACGGCACCACTTCACAGCGGCTCAACAACGCTGCCATGACGAATAAAGGCATCGAGCTGGAACTGGGGAGCGCGTTGCGCATCAGGGGGAACGATATTTCCTGGCGGGGCAACCTTAGCTTCTCCTATAATAAAAACACTATCACCAGGCTGTTTGTAGCCCAGTATGCTGCCTCTACGTTGACGGGCGGGGGCTCTGCCGCCTTCGTAGTAGGCGAGAATGCCAATACACTCTGGCGTTACCAGTATGCGGGCGTATATAATAAACAGCCAATGGTACAGGGACCCAAGGGTACGATGTATGATTTCGGCGCCTTTACGCCCGGCGATGGCCGCGACTACCTACTGAATATGGGTACTACCGTGGCGCCATATACGCTGGGCTTTATGAACAGTTTTAAGATCTACGACTTTGATGTATCATTTATCGTGACCGGCAAGTTTGGCCATGTGTTCCAGCGCAAAGGTTTCAACTACCCGCCCACCTGGACCAGCCGGGTATTGCCCAACAACAAGCTATCGGAAGTAGTGAATGGCGACATGATGAAGATCGTGCCGCTTCCTCAAAACCTGGTAGAGCCACGCTATTATTTCTGGGACCGGTTTCATCAGAACCTGAGCTATCTAATCGAAAACGCGTCGCATATCAGGATGCAGGAAGTGAATATAACGTATAACCTGCCCCAGCGGCTGTTTAAAAAAGCGGGCATGAACCTGCTGCAGGTATATGCGCAGGGCAATAACCTGTTTACCATCCTGGCCAATAATTCGGGAGAAGACCCTGAGTATCCGCTGGGCACCATGAAGCCCCAGCCGAAACTGACCCTTGGTATCAAGTGCGAATTCTAA
- a CDS encoding FecR family protein, translated as MTQNDIIALADKIATGIATDDEIAVWNNMYEGMQDVQELQPEQRQALQEQLRERILQRTSRPAPRRIPWGRWAAAAAVLFMIAGAGYWYFFRPEEAPVQSVVVKAKPGTADIKPGTQQAVLTLADGSTVVLDSQANGTLAHQGNMEVTRQNGRLQYVTAGEVTPGQTMVYNTITTPRGGQYEVVLGDGTRVWLNAASSLRFPARFGSATREVEVRGEAYFEVAKDAAHPFRVHVPGGATVQVLGTHFNINAYDDESMMATTLLEGSVQVSKGGTDQLLKPGDQAQLDNNGHLNVLHNVNTQQVVAWKNGYFQFDKANIKTVMRQLSRWYDVEVEYRGATDPSMTFEGKLGRDLKLQQVLKILQRSEVHFAIEDRNIIVVP; from the coding sequence ATGACCCAAAATGACATCATCGCCCTGGCCGATAAGATCGCCACAGGTATTGCCACGGATGATGAAATTGCTGTCTGGAATAATATGTATGAAGGTATGCAGGATGTGCAGGAGCTGCAGCCGGAGCAACGGCAGGCGCTACAGGAGCAGTTGCGTGAGCGTATCCTGCAACGGACGAGTCGTCCGGCGCCCCGCAGGATCCCCTGGGGGAGGTGGGCCGCCGCTGCTGCCGTTCTCTTTATGATAGCAGGGGCTGGCTACTGGTATTTTTTCCGCCCGGAAGAGGCGCCTGTGCAAAGCGTTGTAGTCAAGGCCAAGCCAGGTACTGCCGATATAAAGCCCGGAACGCAGCAGGCGGTGCTAACCCTGGCCGATGGAAGCACGGTGGTGCTGGACAGTCAGGCGAATGGCACACTGGCGCACCAGGGTAATATGGAAGTGACGCGACAAAACGGGCGGCTGCAATATGTTACAGCCGGCGAGGTGACACCCGGGCAAACGATGGTGTATAATACGATAACGACACCGCGCGGCGGCCAATACGAGGTGGTGCTGGGCGATGGCACCAGGGTGTGGCTCAATGCAGCTTCCTCGCTGCGCTTTCCTGCCCGCTTTGGCAGCGCCACACGTGAGGTGGAGGTGAGGGGAGAGGCCTATTTCGAGGTGGCGAAAGATGCGGCGCACCCTTTCAGGGTGCATGTACCGGGAGGTGCAACGGTACAGGTATTGGGAACACATTTCAATATCAACGCCTACGATGACGAAAGCATGATGGCGACCACCCTGCTGGAAGGAAGCGTGCAGGTAAGCAAGGGGGGCACAGATCAGCTACTGAAACCGGGCGACCAGGCACAACTGGATAATAATGGCCACCTCAATGTGCTGCACAACGTGAACACGCAGCAGGTGGTGGCCTGGAAGAATGGCTATTTTCAGTTTGACAAGGCCAATATCAAAACGGTCATGCGCCAGTTGAGCCGCTGGTATGATGTGGAGGTGGAATACCGTGGCGCTACTGATCCCTCGATGACGTTTGAAGGCAAGCTCGGGAGGGATCTGAAGCTGCAGCAGGTATTGAAAATATTGCAACGAAGCGAAGTTCATTTTGCCATAGAAGACAGGAATATCATAGTGGTTCCATAA
- a CDS encoding winged helix-turn-helix transcriptional regulator, whose amino-acid sequence MNKSKKRSDCPVSCSLDIWGDKWSLLIIRDLMFAKECTYGDLLKSPEGIATNILASRLQALEENKLIEKSAHPDSKIKVLYRLTRKGIDLLPIMIEINLWAEKYFPLPEDRKAMLKEVKKDKAGFIKRTTKELQSYR is encoded by the coding sequence ATGAATAAGTCTAAAAAGAGGTCTGATTGCCCTGTTAGCTGTTCCCTTGATATATGGGGAGATAAGTGGTCGCTGTTGATTATCAGGGATCTAATGTTTGCAAAAGAGTGTACTTATGGTGATTTGTTAAAATCACCGGAGGGAATCGCCACCAATATTTTAGCATCGAGGTTACAGGCATTGGAAGAAAACAAGCTCATTGAAAAATCAGCGCACCCGGACAGTAAGATAAAAGTGCTCTATCGGTTAACCCGGAAAGGGATTGACTTACTTCCCATTATGATTGAAATAAATTTATGGGCTGAAAAATATTTTCCATTACCAGAAGATAGAAAGGCTATGTTGAAAGAGGTAAAAAAGGACAAGGCTGGATTTATAAAAAGAACGACGAAAGAATTACAATCATATCGCTAA
- a CDS encoding SDR family oxidoreductase, protein MEIQGKTILITGGTAGIGLEAAKQFLANSAKVIITGRDQSKLDKAKQLYPALIAIKSDAGNADDAQLLFNQIKELGGIDILYNNAGVLSMSTNMGVANDRHSKEAEHEMNVNYFGVIRLNNLFMEMLKSRKESAIINTTSILSYVPSALEATYSASKVALHFYTETLRKHLEIINSHIKVFELLPPVVATNMTAGRNDKKITPEKVVKTLIAGLKKQQFTIRVGDTKLLYLVNRLFPKMAFGLVNSDKNIKQLQ, encoded by the coding sequence ATGGAAATACAAGGAAAAACAATATTGATAACAGGCGGTACAGCAGGTATTGGCCTCGAAGCAGCAAAGCAATTTTTGGCTAATAGTGCAAAAGTGATTATCACAGGAAGAGATCAATCAAAACTGGACAAAGCGAAACAATTATATCCAGCCTTGATTGCTATAAAAAGTGATGCTGGAAATGCAGATGATGCCCAATTGCTTTTCAATCAAATTAAAGAACTCGGAGGAATCGATATTCTATATAATAACGCTGGTGTTTTAAGTATGTCAACTAATATGGGAGTGGCAAATGACAGACATTCAAAAGAAGCAGAACATGAAATGAATGTCAATTATTTCGGTGTAATCCGCCTGAATAATCTTTTTATGGAGATGCTGAAATCAAGAAAAGAAAGTGCAATTATCAACACAACTTCCATTCTTAGTTATGTTCCTTCTGCACTTGAAGCAACCTATTCCGCTTCCAAAGTGGCACTGCATTTCTATACGGAAACGCTCAGGAAACATTTAGAGATTATAAACAGCCATATAAAAGTGTTCGAACTTTTACCTCCGGTGGTTGCAACAAACATGACCGCAGGCAGGAATGATAAGAAAATAACCCCTGAGAAAGTGGTAAAAACGCTTATTGCAGGTCTTAAGAAGCAGCAATTTACCATTCGTGTTGGCGATACGAAGTTGCTCTACCTTGTCAACAGGCTTTTTCCTAAAATGGCTTTCGGTTTGGTTAACTCAGATAAGAATATAAAACAATTACAATGA
- a CDS encoding NADP-dependent oxidoreductase codes for MKAFIVNQYSKKDRLQLAEMPEPVLHDNDVLIQVYAAGVNLLDSKIRNGEFKLILPYKTPFVLGHDVAGVVVKVGPRVQQFKVGDEVYARPADHRIGTFAEFIAINEKDVAIKPQRLTMEEAASIPLVGLTAWQALIEKANLKKGQKVFIQAGSGGVGTFAIQLAKHMGATVATTTSTANIDLVQRLGADIVIDYKKDDFEKMLKDYDVVLNSQDAKTLEKSLRVLKPGGKLISISGPPDPGFSIEIGSPWYVRLIMRLLSYRIRKKAKRLQVSYAFLFMRANGSQLNEITSLINAGIIRPVVDKVFPFEATNDALTYIEKGRAKGKVVVRVK; via the coding sequence ATGAAAGCCTTTATAGTAAATCAGTATAGTAAAAAAGACAGGTTACAACTTGCCGAAATGCCAGAACCAGTATTACATGACAATGATGTATTGATTCAGGTCTACGCTGCCGGTGTAAATCTGTTGGATTCCAAAATCAGAAACGGAGAGTTCAAACTCATTTTGCCTTATAAAACACCGTTTGTGTTAGGACATGACGTGGCGGGAGTTGTGGTTAAAGTGGGGCCTCGTGTACAACAATTTAAAGTTGGCGATGAGGTTTATGCACGACCAGCAGACCATCGAATTGGCACCTTTGCAGAGTTCATTGCAATCAATGAAAAAGACGTGGCTATCAAGCCCCAAAGACTCACCATGGAAGAAGCGGCTTCCATACCATTGGTTGGCTTGACTGCCTGGCAAGCGCTCATCGAAAAGGCGAATCTGAAGAAAGGACAAAAAGTTTTCATCCAGGCAGGTTCCGGCGGCGTAGGAACATTTGCTATTCAGTTGGCGAAACATATGGGTGCAACCGTAGCCACAACAACCAGCACAGCCAATATTGACTTGGTTCAGCGCCTCGGCGCAGATATTGTGATCGACTACAAGAAAGATGATTTCGAAAAAATGCTGAAAGACTATGATGTTGTTTTGAATAGTCAGGACGCAAAGACCCTGGAAAAATCCTTACGGGTATTAAAACCTGGTGGAAAGCTGATCTCAATCTCTGGCCCACCTGATCCCGGTTTTTCCATAGAAATTGGATCGCCGTGGTACGTAAGATTAATAATGCGCCTTTTGAGTTATCGGATCAGGAAAAAAGCAAAACGTCTTCAAGTCAGCTATGCATTTCTTTTCATGAGAGCAAACGGAAGTCAATTGAACGAGATTACTTCTCTTATCAACGCTGGTATCATACGACCAGTTGTGGATAAGGTATTTCCATTCGAAGCAACAAATGATGCTCTTACTTATATTGAAAAAGGACGTGCAAAAGGAAAGGTCGTAGTCAGGGTAAAATAA
- a CDS encoding cupin domain-containing protein, protein MKRFGKFAFIMIFAACFFVQKSAIAQDPLKVAPKAFKEKLNNAHVNVLEYASKPGEKEAMHSHPAILIYVIKGGKLKSTTPDGKSQMIEYKDGDIAWREPITHTIENVGTTEIKALLIETKK, encoded by the coding sequence ATGAAACGCTTTGGCAAGTTTGCATTCATTATGATTTTCGCGGCATGCTTTTTTGTTCAAAAATCAGCTATCGCCCAGGATCCACTCAAAGTAGCGCCGAAAGCATTCAAAGAAAAGCTCAATAACGCGCATGTCAATGTTCTTGAATATGCGAGTAAGCCTGGCGAAAAAGAAGCCATGCATTCTCATCCTGCTATTCTGATCTATGTTATTAAAGGGGGAAAATTGAAATCGACCACACCCGATGGGAAATCGCAGATGATTGAATACAAGGACGGTGATATAGCCTGGCGGGAGCCCATTACACATACCATTGAAAATGTAGGCACTACAGAAATAAAGGCCCTGCTTATTGAAACGAAAAAGTAA
- a CDS encoding VOC family protein, whose translation MKKVTGLGGVFFKCNDPKGMNDWYTQNLGLPTSEYGTTFEWRQADDPSKKGSTSWCAFPQDTKYFNPSAKPFMINYRVENLVALVDELKKNNVTIVDEISEYDYGKFIHILDPEGNIIELWEPKDD comes from the coding sequence ATGAAAAAAGTAACGGGCCTGGGCGGCGTGTTTTTTAAATGCAATGACCCGAAAGGTATGAACGATTGGTATACCCAAAACCTGGGATTGCCTACCAGCGAATACGGAACAACTTTTGAGTGGCGGCAGGCTGATGATCCGTCGAAAAAAGGATCTACAAGCTGGTGTGCGTTTCCGCAGGACACGAAATACTTCAATCCGTCGGCTAAGCCATTTATGATCAATTACCGGGTGGAAAACCTTGTTGCGCTGGTGGATGAACTAAAAAAGAACAATGTGACCATTGTTGATGAAATTTCGGAATATGATTATGGCAAATTCATCCATATACTCGATCCGGAAGGTAATATCATTGAGCTTTGGGAACCAAAGGATGATTAG